The sequence below is a genomic window from Chondrinema litorale.
AATCTTAAGACATATTTGTATTCCGCTGTAAAAAATCGCTCGATAGATTATTTGCGATCAAAATATGTAAAAATGCAAAGCGCATTTATCGATGATGATAATCTAACTCAGAGCAATTTAGTAACTGCTAGCAATGAGTTGCAAGAAAAAGAACTTGCCGAAATCATTAAAAAGGGTATTGCTCAATTACCAGAAAAATGCCGGATAATTTTTTTAATGAGTAGAGAAGGAGCTTTAAGTTACCAAGAAATTGCAGATCAGCTAGGGGTGTCTCATAATACAGTAAAAGCACAAGTAGCCATTGCTTTACAAAAGATGAGAAGCTTTATAGAAGCGCATTGGGGTAAAATTATTTCGCTCATTATCAGTTTGTTATAATTTATTTCAAATAAAGTTAAAATTCTTTTAGGCTGGCTTAGTCTTTTTTTCGCCTTATCTGTGGAAACCATAAAGAAGGAAATTAAAAAGAAATTTCAGGAGCGATGGGAAAGAGATTCGGCTGGCTACTGGCAAGACTGAATTTGCTAAATTGATTTCATTAAAACCCAGGCTCCTGTTTTTTATAGTTTAAAATAAAATTAAAATGCAACCAGAGATTTACGAACATATTGCTGAATATATCGCTTCTGAGGCTACAGGCAAAGTACCAGAGCAAGTAAGACAGCATGTCGAAAATTGGTTGAAACAAAGCCTAGAAAATCAAAAGGAGTTTGAGCTACTAAAAAAATCTTGGGACTTATCTGGTGAGTTGCCAGCTACAAAACCAGATGTAAATGCAGCATGGTTAAAGGTGAGTAGTAGGGTAAGTACTTCGGAGAAAACTTTAAAAAAGAATCAAACAGCACAAAAAGATTTTAAAGTACATAGCACAGCTACAAAGAAAGCGACAAGCTGGTTTTACATGCGAGCAGCTTCAATAGTATTTTTAATCGCTTTGGGTGTAGCCAGTTGGTTGTTTGTACAGTCTAATGCTTGGTTGAAGTTACAAAACGAAAATATTGCTACAACCTCAGGCCAAACTAAAACGGTCACTCTAGCAGATGGAACCAAAGTTAAGCTCAATTCAAATTCTAGTTTGTATTACCCAAAAGCATTTGAAGGTAACACAAGAAAAGTATTGTTAGAAGGTGAAGCATATTTTGATGTATCAACCGATACAAGCAAACCTTTTACTATTCATACTGGTGAGGTAGAAACTACAGTGTTGGGTACTGTCTTCAATCTAAGGTATTTTAAAGATGAAAGCTTTACAGAATTACTGCTAGAAGAAGGGAAAGTGGCTTTTACAGCAGCTGGAAAAGAGGAAATTGTTTTGCCCGGAGAAGTAGTGCAGTTTAGTGAATCAACAGAAAAAATATCAAAACAGAAAAATAGCAATCCTAATATATTGGCTTGGCAAACAGGAGAACTAAAGTTTAACGAAACACCAATAAATGAATTAATAAATACACTGCAAAGGTATTATCATACAGAATTTACGCTAGATAACTCTGCCAATTTAGACTGTAGTTATACAGGTACATTCAATCAAAATACATTAGAAGAAGTACTGGAAATTATGCAGCTTTCTTCATCATTTACTTTTAAAAAACAGGGTAATAAAATACTGGTTACAGGCCAGTTATGCCCAGAGTAAGTTTGAGTATATCCCTTCTTATGGTTTCCACCAAATTGATTTTTCAAAAAATAAAAAGGGATAAAAATGAAAACTTTCACTCAATTAGGAAATACACAGACAATTAAGTTAAAAGGATTTACTTCTACGAAAGTACTAGTGCTTTTAGGTTGGTTACTTTCTTTAAGTCTAATTACTTGTGCTCAAGAGCTTAAAATTGGAGATACGCACAAAGAGAAAGTAAAAGGAGCTATTATATATTCTAAATATGTAACTAATGCAGAGCTTAATTTCCCATCTAAAAATATAACTAGTATTAAAATGAATTCTGGTGCAGGTTTTTTGGAGGTGGTGCCTTCTGAAAATGAGGAAATTTCACTGGAAGCAGAAGTTGTAAATGCAGCTTTGAGTAGAAAAGATGCAGAAAAATTCATAGATAAATACCTGCATCTATCTATGGAAAATATAAATGGAGAGCTGGTAATAGAAAGTTTCTTTCAAGGTTTGCCAAGAAAGAGAAATGAAACGAGGTATGGTTTAGGACACATGATAGAAACTCCAGGTTCTAAAATCCATGTAGTTTTAAAAGTACCAGCAGAGATCAACTTAAATCTGTACGATAGATCAGGAAGTATCAATATGCATGATCTTAAAAATGATATTTATTTGAAAGACCGCTCAGGTTATATCAAAATGAAGAATATCGAAGGAAATATTGAGCTGAGCGATCATTCTGGCCCTTTATCTATCTCAAATACAGAAGGAGATTTAAAAGTTAAAGATGGTTCTGGTAGTATTTATCTAGATGGAATTGGTATGGAAAAAGGGAATCATCAAATAGAGATTTACGATAGATCTGGATTGATTGATGCGCGTGGTTTAGGTGGCGATTTAATAGTAAAAGATGCATCGGGTGGCCTTAATATCAATTTGGTAACTGGTTCTGTTGAGGTTATAGATGGCTCTGGCGAATTGGTAATTACTGAAACCGATTCTTATGTAAAAGTTAAAGATACTTCTGGTAAAGTTTATTTGAAGGATATAGCCAAAAACAAAGAAGTGCCTTTCCATATTTCAGTAACGGATGGTTCTGGCGAAATCTATTTGAGCAATGCAGGAACTGATGTTGTGATAAAAGATCGCTCAGGAAGTATTAGGGTAAAAGATATTCAGGGTGATGTAGAAATTTCTGATCGCTCAGGCGAAATCTCAGCGAGAGAAATTTCGGGTAAGCTTAAAGTAAAAGACCATTCTGGTAAAATACATGCCGATAACTATATGGTTAGTAACAAATAAGATTATTAAAATAATTAATTTACAAGAGGAAGCTTTGCTCATTTAAAAGCAAAGTTTTCCTTTTTGTTTGGTCTAATGCAAATAAGAAGTGATGCGATTAAGCATTTTTATTATATTTTTTTTGGTTTACCGGTTTGCTGTTGCCCAGCAAGATGTTTTAGACGAAAGAGTTACACTGAGTTATAAAAGTGTTCCATTAAAGACGGTACTTAATGAGCTAGATTCAGCCTATTCTATAAACTTTAGTTATTTTGACGATAGCCAACTAGATAAAAATGTAAGTCTCGATTTACAAGGAGAAACACTGGCAAATGCACTGGCAAAGCTTTTTGAAGAAACCGGTCTAAGCTACATGATTAAAGGCAACCATGTAGTCTTAAAAAAGAAGTTGGAAAAAATGCTTATTGAAGGCAAGATTATAGATAAAGATACCAATGAGCCAATTTCACTGGCAACAGTGAGTATTAAAGGCAAACCAGTTGGTATAGTTTCCAAACCAGACGGGCAATTCGGCTTACTTATTCCCAGCGATTATAACAATGATACCCTCTACATTTCTATGCTTGGTTATAAGAATTATGAATTTAGTTTGGCAGATTTAAATAAAGAACATCCTTTAAATGTAGCACTGGAAACAGAAGATAAAATGCTTAGAGAGGTAATGATTTTTTCTGATGCAGGAAATTGGGAGAAATTGGAAACCAAAGCAACCAACAAGCTTTCACAAAGAAGTGCCATGGGTTTTAGAAGTTTTGTAACATTGGCTTCTCTAGATATACCTGCCACAGATTTAACCTTACTAGATTTAAGATGTGGCACTGGCATTTTAAATATTACAGAAGGTAAAGGAGATAATATTAAAGTAGATGCAGAGATTTTAACCGCCTCATTAAATGAAAAAGAGACACTAAAGTTTATTAAACGCTATCTAGATTTAACCTATAAAATGTCTGGCGATACTGTGTTTGTGCGTAGTTTTTTTAATCTGGAAAGTCAAAAAAACAAAAATAAATTTCCATTAGGTGATTTTCTGGGTACACCGGGTTCTAAAATCAATCTAAAAGTTAAGGTTCCAAAAGGCTTGTCGCTAAAAGTGATTGATGGCTCTGGAAGTATAAGAATAGAAAATTTAAATAATGATGTTTATCTGTATGATGGTTCAGGGCCTTTAACAGTAAAAGGTGTAAATGGTAACCTAGAAATTATAGATGGTTCTGGAAATTTAAATGTAGCTGATATTAAAGGAAATGTGCTGTTAAAAGATCACTCAGGAATGATAGATGTGAAACATGTTAAAGGTAGCGTGTATATAAGAGATAGATCTGGTGGTATGTACCTCAACGATATACATTCTTCAGATTCAGTTACACTCACAGTAAAAGATAATTCTGGGAAAGTATATGTTCGGGATGTGGGCGGAAAAGCAAAAATAATAGATACTTCGGGCGGCATAGACATAAGAGATGTATCGGGTGAGGTGATAATAGACGACCGATCGGGTGGCATCGATGCTTATGGTATTCAAGAAAACCTCAGTGTAAAAGACCGTTCGGGTCAGATAAATACCAATAAAGAATCTTTTAAAAAGCGTAAGAAAGATAATTAGTTTTAATTATTGGACTTTTACATGAATTTTAAGCTTTAGGCCAAAACTCTTTGGATTAACAATAGAAAAAATTGGACTTCGCGACTATTTATTGATAAATTTGTCAAAACAACTAATCCCTGTACAGGGATTTTTTAAACCAAACATTCTATCAATTATACTAGCATGAGGGCTGCAATTTTTTTAATAATAACATTATGTTATTTTGTTTCTGATAATCTTCTGTATGCTCAAAACACCACAGAGTCCGAATATAACTTAATGACTATCACCGATGTTTTTCCTGAGCAAAATTATGAAAAAATATCCGAGTGGGCGTGGAGGGATGAGTCTCAACGAAATTTCATTTTTAATTTCTTTCCAGTAAAGCGCATTGCCGATGGAGGCTTTGTTGGAACTTATATTGAAATTTTCTCTAAAGTAAAATCCTCCAAATCTATTCTCTTTTTACCTTCTCAAAATCAACAACAGCCACCTTCTGGTAGAGATTTGAGGAATTTCAACAGATCTTTGGCTATAACAAGTCCAGATTTGATGGAGACTTATCAAAAAGAGATAGGCAAGCTGGATAAACAGACACTTAATGCATTTAATATTTCATTGGCATCTTATTTATCCAGATATGCTACGGTGGTACACCTGTATACCGAAAACCACCGGGGAATGAGGTAAGCGTTATAGCCTAAGACTATGCACAATTAAATCTTTAGCTCTGGTACCATTTTCATAAATAGGTTCTGAGTAATTATCTATAAAGAAGTTTTTCTTTATCTCGGTAATCTCAAAACCAAATCTTTGGTAAAGCTTTAATTGTTGAATGCTTGAGTTGGCCGTAGAAATAATCATTTTTTCAAAGCCTTTGTTTTTAGCATAAGTAAAAGCATAGTTTAGCATAGCAGTACCAAATCCCTTTTTTTGATATTCAGTTTTTACAGCAATGTTTTTAATCTCTATTTTTTCGTCGTCGATTTTATAGAGTACAAAAACGCCTATTTGCTGGGTTTCAATTTCTGCTACAAATACTAAAGAGTCAGAAAGATAATTTTGAATCATTTTCTTATCTGGGTCTGCTAGTAATAGCAAATCAAACGGAATAGGTTCATCATCAGAAATCCTTCTGATGACAACATCATCTGCTAGTGGTCGAGACATTTATTTGTTAGTTTTAGCTATTAAATAGGGGTAATAATTTATCTGAAAATTAAGATAAAAAATTACCTGAATGAAGTTTGTTTTTTACTTTATTCGCAAATTCATTAAAGGTAATCTCAGGTTTTCCTAGTTCTTCCCAAGTTTTTTCAGCATTAAAAGTTTCATTATGATCAGAGAGTATTTCTAGGTAATACGTAAAAAAGGATAATTTGGGATGTAAGAAAGTGAATGGTTTTAGAAGTTTTGTTGAGGTTTTAGATGTCTGAATTTCTGGATGAGCCCTTAGGAACGTTTGAGAGACAGTTTTGAAAGAGATTTTTTCGAGTCCCTGAATGGTGTATTCTATATTTTTATATAAAAAACTATTGGCTTTTATGGCGGTTGCAGCTTGTTGAGCATAATCTTCTATGGCAATCCAAAAAAACTTTCTATCTGTGTTTTTTGGGAGGTATAACCTTTTTTTTCGAGTCATTATTTTAGGAACACTTTCCATAAATAATGTAGAATAAAAAATAGTTACTGGCAATTCAGACAGATTTAATAGCCTTACAGCATCTCGCTTTATTTGAGAAACCCACCATTTGTTATTTGTAGATTGATGTAGCAAAGAAGACAAGTAAAATACTCTTTGGATACCCGAAAACCTTGCTGCTTCCAGTAGATTTCTAATCCCTTCTTTTTCTGTATGAAAGCTTTTTTTATGAGCAGCAGGTGAAACAGATAAATTGAGGTAAACAGCATCGTGTCCTATTAAAGCTCTCTCAATGCTGTCTTTATCTTTAAGGTCTCCTTGTATAAGTGCTACATCGGCAGGTAAAACTCTGGCTGCTTTTTCGGGGTTTCTCACAAATGCAGTTACCTCTAAGCCATGTTCAACTAAAGCACGGGTTACAGGTAGACCAAAATTACCAGTAGCACCAATTACAAGAATATTGTGTAACATACTTATATGTTATTCTTCCATTTTAAATATTATCCACCAAGAGATAACAAAATAAAGTCTATTTGGTGCTGATTTCTACTTGGGTTTAATGTTTTATCTACATCCATTAAGTAACTGTATCTCACACCAAAGTTAGCATCTAGCAAGCGCAGAAAGCGTACATCAAAAGTAAGTTCCGCTCCAAAAGACTTAAAAGTATTTGTTGTTTCTGGATATGAGAACTCACTTAAATTTACATTACCTAGTAGATAAGGCAAGGCAGCTAAACTTCTTGCATTAGTTTTTGCAGTAGCCACATCAAAAAAGGCATTTAGTTTTACTCTTTGAAAAAATGCAAGTGGGCCAACGGCTGCTTCTGGGTAAAATAATGGCAATGCATAGTTTACAGAAAATTTGTTTATCTCATCATGAGGGATGCTAGAATAACCTCTTGGGTAACTAAAGTTGTCTCTAAACTGATAAGTTTCGTCTATTCCTTCATTTTGATAAGCTGCTCCTATATTGAAGCTGTGTGTTCTCCATAATCCCGGAAAGTAAAAGTACGAGATTGCTGTAAATACATCGCCCTGATTTTTATTGGTAATAAATGTAGTTCTATATCGCACATCTAGAGTTTGCGCAAACCTTGGGTTTATCTGTTGTTGGGCTGTTATTCTTGATCTGCTAAATCTAAGGCGGTAATCCATGGCATTTACATAACCATCTCTAATCGATAGGTTGATGAAGTTTCCGTCTTCAGGTTTACCCACATTCTTATAAGATACATTAAAAAGCGAATAATGGCCTGAAAGTCTAAGAGAAGTTAAATAATTTCCCTTAGTAAGGTTAAATGGTAATGTAACACCCAAAGAATATTCATCTTCTTTCCATTCTTTGCCAAAAGCAAATGGCTCAGAATAATAGAAAGTAGTATCATTCCTCTCAAAGCCATAAGAAAAGAATGCATTACGGCTTCTATCATTATTGAACATTACACTCCCTTCAATTACTGGGAAAAATTGAGCATAGGTAAAATCTGCATAAAAACCACCCGTATTTTCATTTACATTGTAGCTATAGCCAACAGAGCCACTCAAAGTTTGAAATTTGTTCTCAACCTGTATTTCTGCACTATAGTTTGGGTGATAAGGAAAAGCCTGCAAACTGTGTGGATTAAATAGACCACTTGTTTTATGAAACTTCTTTGTTTCAAATACTCTTGAGCCAATTTCATCTTCAATGGACCCACCTTCTTGCTCAACTAATGGCTTGTAATAATCTATAATTGAGCTTAAATTTTCTGTATTTACAGATTTGCTATCTGCAAGCGAAACTTCTCTTAAGCTATAACCTAACGCAGTGTAATCGCTATAAACTAATTTGCTACCACTTGGAGACACAGCAGGTTGAAATGCCCCAAATCTACTTGAGGTAATTTGAGTAATTTCTTTGCTATTAATATCCACTGCAAAAATGTTATTGATGCCTGTATAAGCTGCTGAGTAATATACTTTGCCGTTTTTAGGGAAAGGGTTACTCAACTGAGCATAAGCGTAATCAGTTACAGTTTTAATGCTTTCGGTTTCCACATCAACCAGTACAATAGCTTGTTTTTGATCGTGTTGGGCGATTGCTACAATGCCTTTACCATCATCTGTAAATCTTGGGAAGGAGAAAAATACATTATCTGGATTAGGGAATTTTTGAGTAATTAAGCCTGTATTGGGTTCTATAATTACCAAAGCATATGTTTGCTCTTCGGTAGTTTGTACTGCAACTATTTTAGTGCCATCTGGTGAGAAAGATGGTGCAAACAGTTTGCTTTTTGAGCTTACTTTAACTTGGTTATCGCCGTCAATATTTCCTGTTTTAATAATAGAAAAATCTTTAGCTCCCCATCTTAGGTCGAAGGTGGTTTCTGTCCATACCAGTTTATCATCTGTAGCAGAAAGTGTGTTATTAAATCGGTAATTGAATCCGGGAGCGAATAGTTTTTCTTCTTTACCAGTTCTATCTATTTTAAAATAAGTTCTTATCTGGTCTAAACTGGTTTTTTCTACCACCCATGTGTCTTCATCAATGTATTGTGGGTTTCTGTATTGAGAGTATTTTTTGGGTTCTGCCGGACTTATTTGAGTGTATTTACTCTCTTCAATTTGTTGATCTTGAACTTTCCAAATACTATCAAGCTCGCTCATAGCAGCTTTGTATAATTGAGGTGTTCTGTAACCTGTATACTTTTTTAAACTGGAAGAGAGAGGAAAAAACCATTTGTATCTTACCGAATTATCTAATGTTCTTTGCCAAATGTCTTCTCCATATTTTCTTCTGGCAAAGGTGGTCATGTAGTAGCCAAGATTGTAGTGGTTAGGTACAAAGTTTTTAATAGAATTGGCAGATGCTTTTTCGTAACTATAGTCTAAACCAGAAACTCTCATGGCTCTGTATTCCATATTAAAGTGAGGTAAGCGACCTCTACCAGAGTTACTTAACGCCGTTTCTGTACCTACTGCATCACCTTCTAAATACCAGCGTGGTAGTGCAAGTCTTCTCAAAAAAGCCAATGTGTTTTCGCCTAAAACCAAACTAGCCACTTTGGTAAAGCCTTTTTTTGCATTGGTGGTTTGCAATACATGGCGATATTCGTGAGTAGTTAGCAGATCTAGCCAATCACCTGTTCCTAAAAAGTTAAACTGAGGTGGGGTTAAATAAAGCTCAGATCTAAATGGCGATAACGCAACAAAAGCATTTGGCGTAATTGTTTGGTTTTGAAGTACAATGGTGACTTTTCCTGTCTTATCACCTACAGACTCCAAATTATTATGCTTTAGATAGGCAACAAGGTTTGCGATTCGTTGAGCACGATCTTCGATTCCCTCAGGAAATACAATCTGCACATCATTATTATTTATCTGTCTCCATTTTAATTTTGATGGAGTAAGCCCTAAAGGATAGGTCTGAGACAGTAATGGAGATTTTGGGAAAAATAAAAATAATACGAACGCAAAACTGATAAGGCGAAGAGACATCTATCACTTTTAAAGGTTAAAAAAAATCAGCAAATTGAAGTTTGTTATTTTAATTGGTTGGTAATAGTGTGAGATTTTGAAAGCTAAAATAGCATATTAGCTTTCAAGTTCGCCGTAAAACAACGGATATTTTTCTAAAGGCAATTCCTGTGAACCCGAAGCTTCTATAGTCGATTTATTTGCTTCTAACAGATTATTATAGTCTAACACATAGCTGTTATAATCTTTTCTTACAAAAAAGTCTTGGCTATTGGCATCCAAAATGTCATTTATAAGCAAATTTGCGCGATTGTATTTACTAAAATCTTCAGTTTCGGTAGCTAGTAGTTGTACTAGGTTTACCAAACTATCACAGGCGTCATCGTAAGCAAGCATTACAGATTCATCATCCAAAGTTTCTTTGGTATACTTTTTTGCCTTTAGTACATCCAACTGTTTTTGAATGTTCATAAGAGTGGCAGCATCGTAACCAGTAACTACATTTTTTACCTCATCTATTAGAGCCGTAGTCGAACTGATTTTTTCTTCTTCTAAAGCAAAAGCTTTTTTCTGGTAAGATTCAATACTGTCTTTCAACTCTAGCATTTGAGAGATAACAGTTGATTTTTCTTCATTACTTTTGCTATTTGTTTGGTTATCATTGGAACTGTTATTACTTTCTTTACATCCAGTAATGTAAAAGCTAGAGATAAGTAACAAGTAAGCGAAATACCTTAATTTCATGTAAAAAAGAATAGATTTGTCAAAAAATGGATATTCATTAAAACACTTATTCTGAATATCGTTGAGTTTTTGTGATTCTTAAATCTAGATATAAAAACATATAAATACCATTTACATAAAACTGTTTCTAAAAAAAATTACATTTCTTATTTTAGTGGAGGGTTTATACTTTCGGTTTAGCTGTAATGTGAGGCGCCTGAAATGGTAAGAATACAATTTTAAAATATTGAATCTAAAGAAAATATGGGTAAACCTCTTGGTAAGTTATTAGTCATAGATGACAATGAGGATGTTTTATTAGCAGCCAAATTATTGTTGAAAAAGCATGCAGATCTGGTGCAAATAGAAAGCAATCCCAAGAAGATTCCTTTTTTACTGAACAACGATACTTACGATGTAATACTGCTAGATATGAATTTTAGCAAAGATATTACAAGTGGAAAGGAGGGTTTTCATTGGTTAGAGCAGATTTTGGAGATAGATTCGGATGCTGTAGTTGTGCTTATTACTGCTTTTGGAGATGTAGAAATGGCAGTAAGAGCATTGCGTGCCGGTGCTACAGATTTTGTGCTTAAGCCTTGGCAAAACGAAAAACTAATTGCCACATTAACCACTGCTGTAAAACTTAAACAAGCTAAGAACGAAGTAAACACACTTCGTCAAGAGAAAAGTAATCTTACTTCTGCCATCAACAAAGACAAGTCTTTTAGCGAGATAATTGGAACCAGCGAACCGATGATGAAGGTTTTCGAGGTAATAGAAAAAGTAGCTGGTACAGATGCCAATGTGTTGATATTAGGCGAGAATGGTACGGGTAAAGAAGTAATTGCCAGAGCAATTCATAAAAAATCGCTCAGAAACGATAATGTATTTATAGGTGTAGATATGGGCACCATTACCGAAAGCTTATTCGAAAGTGAACTTTTCGGTCATAAAAAAGGTGCTTTTACTGATGCTAAAGATGATAGAGCAGGTAGGTTTGAGATTGCAAATAAAGGAACATTGTTTTTAGATGAAATTGGTAATTTATCGCTAGCGTTACAAGCAAAATTACTTACAGTAATACAGCGTAGAGAAATTACCAGAGTAGGTACAAATAAATCTATTCCGATAGATATTAGGTTGGTATGTGCAACCAATATGCCGCTGTATGATATGGTTGATAAGAGTGATTTTAGACAAGATTTGCTATACCGTATCAATACTGTAGAAATTCATTTGCCACCATTGCGCGACAGAGGAGACGATTTGGCGCCATTATCGGCACATTTTATTGAGTCATATTGCAAAAAATATAGAAAACCACTAAAAAAACTCGCTCCAAATACTTTAAAGAAATTTGAGAAGTATCATTGGCCGGGTAATATAAGAGAACTGCAACATGCCATTGAGAGAGCAGTTATTATGAGCGACGACGATTTATTACAGCCTTCTGATTTCTTATTCTTGGTTGAAAAAAATGATTCTGAGGAAATTGATTTTTCAGAATACGATTTAGATACTGTAGAAAAAATGATGATACAGAAAGCAATTAGTAAAAACGCTGGTAATATTTCAAAAGCTGCAAAATCTCTCGGACTAACCAGAGCATCATTATATAGAAGGTTGGAAAAGCATGGGCTTTAAGGATTTTAGATTAAGGGTTATATCGAGAGTGGTGTTTTTAACACTTACAATTTCCATTCTGATATACCTTATGTTTTCACAGACATATTTTATAACAGTTGCATTTGTTGCAGGGCTTGTGGTGTATCAAGTCTCTGCCATGATCAACCTACTCGAAAATACAAACAGAGAGGTAATAGACTTTCTGAGTTCAATCCGGTATGATGACTTTTCGCAGTCTTATCAGCTATCTGGTAGGGGAGGTACATTTGATCAATTAAATAATGAGTTCAATAATGTTATACAGAATTTTAAAAACATTAGAAATGAAAAAGAGGCTGAATATCAGTACCTTAAAAATATAATTCATCACATAGGCATAGGTATTTTATCTTTTGATAAAAAAGGAGATGTACAAATTATCAATACTGCTGCCAAACGTCTTTTTAAGATAAATCGCCTTAGAAACATCTCTAAACTACAGGTATTTAGTCCAGAATTGGTGGAGCATCTGCATCAATTAAGAACAGGTTCTAAAGCATTAGTAAGAGTTAGAGATAATGGTGAAATTGTACAATTAGCAATTTATGCGATCGAGTTGTATTTGAAAGGAGAGGAGTTTAAGCTGGTAACAGTACAAAACATACAAAGTGAGCTAGAAGAGAAAGAGATGGAGGCATGGCAAAACCTAATAAGGGTGCTAACTCACGAAATTATGAACTCTGTAACTCCTATTTCATCATTGGCAAATACTGTACACGGGGAGATAGAATATATTAAAAGCACAGCCGAACAGGAAGTCTCTCAAGAAGATTTGGAAGATATTGGGATGGCGATAGATACCATTAAAAGAAGGAGTGAAGCACTTATTAGGTTTGTGAGCGATTTCCGTAATCTTACCCACATGCCAGAACCAAACTTTAACCATGTTAAAGTTGCAGAAATGTTTAGGCACATTCAAATTCTGATGAACAATGAGTGTAAGCTTTATAAAATTAATTTTACTACCAAGCTCGAACCAGAATCGCTTATAGTTACAGCAGATCAAGAATTAATTGAGCAAGTATTAATTAACATGGTAAAAAATGCGGTACAGGCTTTAGGTGAAATGGGAGAAGAAGAAAATGCAAATAAAACAATCATGCTATCAGCATATCAAAATAGTAACAACAGACCTGTAATTTCTATCAACGATAATGGCCCCGGTATAGACAAAGATGCAATTGATCGTATCTTTATTCCTTTCTTTACTACTAAAAAATCTG
It includes:
- a CDS encoding RNA polymerase sigma-70 factor, with the translated sequence MQQSNHKYDFEEDEILNQLRKDNQKVFEHLFRNKYEELYAFSVKITRQPEASEELVQDIFVYLWEKRKELEVKTNLKTYLYSAVKNRSIDYLRSKYVKMQSAFIDDDNLTQSNLVTASNELQEKELAEIIKKGIAQLPEKCRIIFLMSREGALSYQEIADQLGVSHNTVKAQVAIALQKMRSFIEAHWGKIISLIISLL
- a CDS encoding FecR family protein codes for the protein MQPEIYEHIAEYIASEATGKVPEQVRQHVENWLKQSLENQKEFELLKKSWDLSGELPATKPDVNAAWLKVSSRVSTSEKTLKKNQTAQKDFKVHSTATKKATSWFYMRAASIVFLIALGVASWLFVQSNAWLKLQNENIATTSGQTKTVTLADGTKVKLNSNSSLYYPKAFEGNTRKVLLEGEAYFDVSTDTSKPFTIHTGEVETTVLGTVFNLRYFKDESFTELLLEEGKVAFTAAGKEEIVLPGEVVQFSESTEKISKQKNSNPNILAWQTGELKFNETPINELINTLQRYYHTEFTLDNSANLDCSYTGTFNQNTLEEVLEIMQLSSSFTFKKQGNKILVTGQLCPE
- a CDS encoding carboxypeptidase-like regulatory domain-containing protein is translated as MRLSIFIIFFLVYRFAVAQQDVLDERVTLSYKSVPLKTVLNELDSAYSINFSYFDDSQLDKNVSLDLQGETLANALAKLFEETGLSYMIKGNHVVLKKKLEKMLIEGKIIDKDTNEPISLATVSIKGKPVGIVSKPDGQFGLLIPSDYNNDTLYISMLGYKNYEFSLADLNKEHPLNVALETEDKMLREVMIFSDAGNWEKLETKATNKLSQRSAMGFRSFVTLASLDIPATDLTLLDLRCGTGILNITEGKGDNIKVDAEILTASLNEKETLKFIKRYLDLTYKMSGDTVFVRSFFNLESQKNKNKFPLGDFLGTPGSKINLKVKVPKGLSLKVIDGSGSIRIENLNNDVYLYDGSGPLTVKGVNGNLEIIDGSGNLNVADIKGNVLLKDHSGMIDVKHVKGSVYIRDRSGGMYLNDIHSSDSVTLTVKDNSGKVYVRDVGGKAKIIDTSGGIDIRDVSGEVIIDDRSGGIDAYGIQENLSVKDRSGQINTNKESFKKRKKDN
- a CDS encoding GNAT family N-acetyltransferase, encoding MSRPLADDVVIRRISDDEPIPFDLLLLADPDKKMIQNYLSDSLVFVAEIETQQIGVFVLYKIDDEKIEIKNIAVKTEYQKKGFGTAMLNYAFTYAKNKGFEKMIISTANSSIQQLKLYQRFGFEITEIKKNFFIDNYSEPIYENGTRAKDLIVHSLRL
- a CDS encoding SDR family oxidoreductase gives rise to the protein MLHNILVIGATGNFGLPVTRALVEHGLEVTAFVRNPEKAARVLPADVALIQGDLKDKDSIERALIGHDAVYLNLSVSPAAHKKSFHTEKEGIRNLLEAARFSGIQRVFYLSSLLHQSTNNKWWVSQIKRDAVRLLNLSELPVTIFYSTLFMESVPKIMTRKKRLYLPKNTDRKFFWIAIEDYAQQAATAIKANSFLYKNIEYTIQGLEKISFKTVSQTFLRAHPEIQTSKTSTKLLKPFTFLHPKLSFFTYYLEILSDHNETFNAEKTWEELGKPEITFNEFANKVKNKLHSGNFLS
- a CDS encoding sigma-54-dependent transcriptional regulator is translated as MGKPLGKLLVIDDNEDVLLAAKLLLKKHADLVQIESNPKKIPFLLNNDTYDVILLDMNFSKDITSGKEGFHWLEQILEIDSDAVVVLITAFGDVEMAVRALRAGATDFVLKPWQNEKLIATLTTAVKLKQAKNEVNTLRQEKSNLTSAINKDKSFSEIIGTSEPMMKVFEVIEKVAGTDANVLILGENGTGKEVIARAIHKKSLRNDNVFIGVDMGTITESLFESELFGHKKGAFTDAKDDRAGRFEIANKGTLFLDEIGNLSLALQAKLLTVIQRREITRVGTNKSIPIDIRLVCATNMPLYDMVDKSDFRQDLLYRINTVEIHLPPLRDRGDDLAPLSAHFIESYCKKYRKPLKKLAPNTLKKFEKYHWPGNIRELQHAIERAVIMSDDDLLQPSDFLFLVEKNDSEEIDFSEYDLDTVEKMMIQKAISKNAGNISKAAKSLGLTRASLYRRLEKHGL
- a CDS encoding sensor histidine kinase, producing the protein MFSQTYFITVAFVAGLVVYQVSAMINLLENTNREVIDFLSSIRYDDFSQSYQLSGRGGTFDQLNNEFNNVIQNFKNIRNEKEAEYQYLKNIIHHIGIGILSFDKKGDVQIINTAAKRLFKINRLRNISKLQVFSPELVEHLHQLRTGSKALVRVRDNGEIVQLAIYAIELYLKGEEFKLVTVQNIQSELEEKEMEAWQNLIRVLTHEIMNSVTPISSLANTVHGEIEYIKSTAEQEVSQEDLEDIGMAIDTIKRRSEALIRFVSDFRNLTHMPEPNFNHVKVAEMFRHIQILMNNECKLYKINFTTKLEPESLIVTADQELIEQVLINMVKNAVQALGEMGEEENANKTIMLSAYQNSNNRPVISINDNGPGIDKDAIDRIFIPFFTTKKSGSGIGLSLSRQIMRKHKGTITANSNPGEGTTFNLVF